The [Clostridium] scindens ATCC 35704 nucleotide sequence GGTTGTTGACATGTCAGAGTATGTTACCGATGAGGACAAAGAAGAGTATAAATATCTGGAAAACGGATATATGATGGATGGACAGTATGGATGGCCGCTCGTGACGGGAGTGCCTTTCGTGCTGTACTATAATGAAGACATTCTGGCAGACCTGGGAGAGACGGCGCCTGAGACTTGGGAGGATTTTGTAAGAATCTGCAAAGCGGCAACCAAGGATACGGATGGCGACGGCAAGATTGACCAGTACGGCTATGCAACTGGAATGAGCACCAGCGATGTGGGAGCCATGCAGGTACTGAATGCATACTATTACAGTGCGCTTTGGCAGAACGGCGGACAAGTCTATAAGGATGACCTGAAGTCCGTAGCTTTTGCTGATGAAGCCGGAACTGAGGCATTGACATGGATCAAGGAACTGACCCAGTATATGAATCCTGATTTCATGTCCCAGTCATGGTCAGAGGCATTTGCCAATGTATTCGGAGAAGGCAAGGCTGCATTCGGCGTATACCGCTCATCCCAGACGGATGAAACCATGTTTGCCGAGACGTATCCTGACCTGAAATGGGACTATGTGACTTCCCTTAAGAATGTGGACTATGGAACTTTCGGAGCAACCGACTGCCTGACGCTGATGTCGGCGGCAGACGATAAAGACCTTGCAATGGATTTCATTAAATACGTGACAGGCGCCGAATTTATGAAGCAGTACCATGCAAAATGCCCCGGCGCTGCACTTACCGTCAGCGAGCCATATGTAGGCGACGAGAAGATGGAGCGTATCTATACGGAGGACATTGATAAATGGCATGGCCTTCAGGCAGGCCCCTGCGGAGTGGACATCTTAACGCAGCTTTCCGCTGACTTCCAGGGCGTGATGACGGAAGAGATGACGGTGGAAGAGGCGCTGAAGGAGGCTGAAGATTACGCAAACGGCCTGCTGGATGATTACTGGGCAGATAAAGAATAATTAATGAGATACAAAAAATGTCCGCTTCTATTGCGGACATTTTTTTGAGAGGAACGGTATGGAAAAGAGAAAAACAGGAATAAAGAACATAGCGCCATATGCTTATATTACGCCTATTACCTTGATCCTTGTGACGTTTGTAATCGGCTCCGTCATCATATCCGTGGTGCTTGGGTTTACCAAATATAATATTATGACGGAACCAGTTTTTTCGGGGCTGGATAATTATAGAAGGCTGCTTACAGACAGCAAGTTTATTAAGGCGCTGAAAAATACGCTGGAACTGATCGTCATCATTGTTCCGCTGCAGACTGTGTCGGGCATCTTGCTATCTTCCTTTCTGGTGGCCAACCGTAAAAAGGTGCTGGGAAAGATTGCCAATTGCATCGTGTTTATTCCGGTGCTCTGCGCGGATGCGGTGGCTGGAGTCGTATGGAGGGAATTCCTCAACGGAAAACTTCCGGTGGTGGAAAATTTCTTTGGATTATTCGGGATAGAGCCATCCATGCTCCTGGGCGATGCCAGAAAGGCGCTGATCGTCGTGGGGCTTGTGGCAGTCTGGAAGTATATGGGGTATTACGTGGTCATCTATTCTTCCGGCCTGCTGTCCATATCCGATACCTATTATGAGGCGGCAAAGGTAGATGGGGCGGGCAAGATTCGCTGTTTTTTCAGCATCACGCTTCCAATGTTGAAGCCCACCATAATACTGGCCGTGTTCTTATCCCTCACCAATTCTCTGCGCTGCTTTGATCTGATCTTCAACCTGACAGGAGGAGGGCCTAATAATGCCACGACAACGTTGGTGCTGTATGCATACTCCTCCTGCTTTGGAAGCAGCAAGGCAGGCTATGCCATGGCAATATCCAACATGCTTTTTCTCGTGGTGCTGGTGATCGCATTGATGCAGAGAACGTTGATGAGAAGAGATGTCTCGGAACTATAGGGAGGGAATATGAAAGCAATAGCAAAAGGTTTAAGAAATGGAATAGATTCCATATTGCTGATTGGAATTATCGTGGTGAATGTGGTGCCTTTCGTGTACATGTTCATGATGTCATTCAAGTCAACGATCAATGCCCGCGATTTTGATTTTTCGCTGGATAAGCTTTCTTTCGTCCAGTACCAGAAGATATTCGCGATGGACAATTTTGAACGGTATATCTTCAACAGCGTCTTTGTGGCAGTGGCCGGAGTGATATTGACGGTGACGGTGTGCTCCTTGGCGGGCTATGCATTTGCGAAAATGAATTTTAAGGGGAATGACCGGCTGTTCCTCTTCCTGATACTGACCATGATCGTGCCGTCGGAGGTGATAATCGTGCCCCTGTTCCTGATTACAAAGAGCCTGGGATGGCTGAATACATTTCGTGCCCTGATTCTGCCTCTTCCCACGGCATTCGGCGTGTTTATCATGCGACAGGCAATACTGGATGTGCCGCAGGACTTGATCAA carries:
- a CDS encoding carbohydrate ABC transporter permease; its protein translation is MKAIAKGLRNGIDSILLIGIIVVNVVPFVYMFMMSFKSTINARDFDFSLDKLSFVQYQKIFAMDNFERYIFNSVFVAVAGVILTVTVCSLAGYAFAKMNFKGNDRLFLFLILTMIVPSEVIIVPLFLITKSLGWLNTFRALILPLPTAFGVFIMRQAILDVPQDLINAAKIDGCGNIRTFFKVVLPMVKSSVLALSIFTFVGAWNNFIWPLVACTKQEMKTLPLALSLMKTQFNTDVGLTMACAVVNFLPPFIFYVFMQGKFKEGIALSGIKG
- a CDS encoding carbohydrate ABC transporter permease encodes the protein MEKRKTGIKNIAPYAYITPITLILVTFVIGSVIISVVLGFTKYNIMTEPVFSGLDNYRRLLTDSKFIKALKNTLELIVIIVPLQTVSGILLSSFLVANRKKVLGKIANCIVFIPVLCADAVAGVVWREFLNGKLPVVENFFGLFGIEPSMLLGDARKALIVVGLVAVWKYMGYYVVIYSSGLLSISDTYYEAAKVDGAGKIRCFFSITLPMLKPTIILAVFLSLTNSLRCFDLIFNLTGGGPNNATTTLVLYAYSSCFGSSKAGYAMAISNMLFLVVLVIALMQRTLMRRDVSEL
- a CDS encoding ABC transporter substrate-binding protein gives rise to the protein MKKKIISMLLVSAMAMTLIVGCGNNGADEKKSKGDEKTLEVWVAPLDDDTVNNWKPLLKDWEKENDCTVNVKVVPWDSYEETYTTALNSGEGPDVGYMYNEMFPSYIDSGAVVDMSEYVTDEDKEEYKYLENGYMMDGQYGWPLVTGVPFVLYYNEDILADLGETAPETWEDFVRICKAATKDTDGDGKIDQYGYATGMSTSDVGAMQVLNAYYYSALWQNGGQVYKDDLKSVAFADEAGTEALTWIKELTQYMNPDFMSQSWSEAFANVFGEGKAAFGVYRSSQTDETMFAETYPDLKWDYVTSLKNVDYGTFGATDCLTLMSAADDKDLAMDFIKYVTGAEFMKQYHAKCPGAALTVSEPYVGDEKMERIYTEDIDKWHGLQAGPCGVDILTQLSADFQGVMTEEMTVEEALKEAEDYANGLLDDYWADKE